In one Brassica oleracea var. oleracea cultivar TO1000 chromosome C9, BOL, whole genome shotgun sequence genomic region, the following are encoded:
- the LOC106313242 gene encoding myosin-9 has translation MQPTEATRPATADQSRRLKDELSESMSFSSQMKKEDEELSVKALSAFKAKEDEIEKKKMEIRERVLAQLGRVEDETKRLALIREELEGFADPMRKEVTLIRKKIDSLDKEIKPLGNTVQKKEVEYKDALEAFNEKNKEKVELITKLQELEGESEKMRLKKLEELSKNIDQTKG, from the exons ATGCAACCGACAGAGGCGACGCGTCCGGCGACGGCGGATCAGAGCCGGCGTCTGAAGGACGAGCTATCGGAGAGTATGAGCTTCAGCAGCCAAATGAAGAAGGAAGACGAGGAGCTGTCGGTGAAAGCGTTGTCGGCGTTCAAGGCCAAAGAAGACGAGATCGAGAAGAAGAAGATGGAGATCAGAGAGCGAGTTTTAGCTCAGCTCGGCCGTGTTGAAGACGAGACCAAACGTCTCGCTTTGATCCGCGAG GAGCTTGAAGGATTTGCTGATCCCATGAGGAAGGAAGTTACTTTGATCCGGAAGAAGATTGATTCGCTTGATAAAGAGATAAAGCCATTGGGGAATACAGTTCAGAAAAAG GAAGTAGAGTACAAGGACGCACTTGAAGCATTTAATGAAAAGAACAAGGAGAAGGTGGAGCTGATCACCAAGCTACAGGAG TTGGAGGGAGAAAGCGAGAAAATGAGATTAAAGAAGCTGGAAGAGCTAAGCAAGAACATTGATCAAACCAAAGGTTAG
- the LOC106318630 gene encoding 1,4-alpha-glucan-branching enzyme 2-2, chloroplastic/amyloplastic isoform X1, with protein sequence MVVVHGVSLTPGVLVSSFPLPPFSSSNARSLNSTVSFFLNKRPLSRKIFAGNQSAKFNSKSQAVSKKVLVPDNVDDGASLVTDDALQGPSSVSQAPQILNLESQTMEEDGTVITEDQASVSVNSSRVVKEKEVKPRTVPPPGNGQIIYEIDPMLQSYKDHLDYRYKQYRRLREEIDKYEGGLEAFSRGYEKLGFLRSDAGITYREWAPGAKSASLIGDFNNWNPNADIMTRNEFGVWEIFLPNNTDGSPAIPHGSRVKIRMDTPSGIKDSIPAWIKFSVQAPGEIPFNGIYYDPPEEEKYVFKHPQPKRPKSLRIYESHVGMSSTEPMINTYANFRDDVLPRIKKLGYNAVQIMAIQEHSYYASFGYHVTNFFAPSSRCGTPEDLKSLIDRAHELGLIVLMDIVHSHASKNTLDGLNMFDGTDAHYFHSGPRGYHWMWDSRLFNYGSWEVLRYLLSNARWWLEEYKFDGFRFDGVTSMMYTHHGLSVGFTGNYTEYFGLETDVDAVNYLMLVNDMIHGLYPEAVTVGEDVSGMPTFCIPVQDGGVGFDYRLHMAIADKWIEILKKRDEDWKMGDIIYTLTNRRWSEKCIAYAESHDQALVGDKTIAFWLMDKDMYDFMAVDRPSTPLVDRGIALHKMIRLITMGLGGEGYLNFMGNEFGHPEWIDFPRGEQRLSDGSVIPGNNFSYDKCRRRFDLGDADYLRYHGLQEFDRAMQNLEEKYGFMTSEHLFISRKDEGDRVIVFERGDLVFVFNFHWTSSYFDYRIGCSKPGKYKIVLDSDDPLFGGFGRLDRTAEYFTFEGSYDGRPSSFMVYTPCRTAVVYALADRDDGLETLGPKP encoded by the exons ATGGTGGTGGTTCATGGAGTGTCTCTGACTCCAGGTGTTCTCGTCTCATCCTTCCCTCTTCCCCCCTTCTCTTCTTCCAATGCGCGATCTCTCAACTCCACCGTCTCTTTCTTCCTGAATAAACGCCCTCTCTCTC GGAAGATCTTCGCTGGGAATCAATCTGCTAAGTTTAATTCTAAGTCACAAGCCGTCTCGAAGAAAGTCCTAGTACCTGATAATGTTGATGATGGTGCTTCCTTGGTGACTGATGATGCTCTACAAGGTCCCAGCAGCGTTTCACAAGCACCACAG ATATTAAATCTAGAAAGTCAAACAATGGAAGAGGACGGCACAGTAATAACAGAAGACCAAGCGTCTGTTTCCGTTAATTCGAGTAGGGTCGTCAAGGAGAAAGAGGTGAAGCCAAGAACTGTTCCACCACCTGGTAATGGGCAGATAATATATGAGATAGACCCCATGTTGCAGAGTTACAAAGACCATCTTGATTACCG TTATAAACAGTATAGAAGATTGCGAGAGGAAATAGACAAGTATGAGGGTGGTCTGGAGGCATTCTCTCGTGGCTATGAAAAGTTAGGATTCTTGCGCAG TGATGCCGGTATAACTTATAGAGAGTGGGCGCCTGGAGCTAAG TCTGCATCACTAATTGGAGATTTCAACAACTGGAATCCTAATGCAGATATCATGACTCGT AATGAATTTGGTGTTTGGGAGATCTTCTTGCCCAACAACACGGATGGTTCGCCAGCAATCCCCCATGGCTCACGTGTAAAG ATTCGTATGGATACACCATCTGGCATTAAAGACTCAATTCCTGCTTGGATCAAGTTCTCGGTGCAAGCTCCAGGTGAAATCCCGTTCAATGGCATATACTATGATCCTCCAGAAGAG GAGAAGTATGTATTCAAACATCCCCAACCAAAGAGACCTAAGTCGCTGAGGATTTATGAGTCACATGTTGGCATGAGTAGCACG GAACCGATGATCAATACTTATGCTAATTTTAGAGATGATGTGCTTCCACGTATCAAAAAGCTTGGCTACAATGCTGTTCAAATCATGGCTATACAAGAACATTCATATTATGCCAGCTTTGG ATACCATGTCACAAACTTCTTTGCCCCTAGCAGCCGTTGTGGGACCCCAGAGGACCTAAAATCACTGATAGATAGAGCTCATGAGTTAGGCCTGATCGTTCTGATGGATATCGTTCACAG CCATGCTTCAAAAAATACATTGGATGGACTGAACATGTTTGATGGAACTGATGCTCACTACTTCCACTCTGGACCTCGGGGTTACCATTGGATGTGGGACTCGCGTCTTTTCAATTATGGGAGCTGGGAA GTGCTACGGTATCTTCTTTCAAATGCTCGGTGGTGGCTAGAAGAATACAAGTTTGATGGATTCAGATTTGATGGTGTTACCTCAATGATGTATACGCATCATGGACTCTCG GTTGGATTTACTGGAAATTACACCGAGTACTTTGGCTTGGAAACTGATGTGGACGCTGTGAATTATCTGATGCTGGTAAATGATATGATTCATGGGCTCTACCCTGAAGCGGTTACCGTTGGGGAAGAT GTTAGTGGTATGCCAACATTCTGCATTCCTGTCCAAGATGGTGGCGTTGGATTTGACTACCGTTTACACATGGCCATAGCTGATAAGTGGATAGAAATTCTCAA GAAGCGAGATGAGGACTGGAAAATGGGCGACATCATTTACACGCTTACCAACAGAAGGTGGTCAGAGAAGTGTATTGCATATGCTGAGAGTCACGATCAAGCTCTTGTTGGTGATAAAACAATTGCCTTCTGGTTAATGGACAAG GATATGTATGACTTCATGGCGGTAGACAGACCATCAACTCCTCTTGTTGATAGAGGAATAGCTTTGCATAAAATGATCAGGCTTATAACCATGGGATTAGGCGGTGAAGGCTATTTAAATTTTATGGGGAACGAGTTCGGACATCCAG AATGGATCGATTTTCCCAGAGGCGAGCAGCGTCTTTCTGATGGGAGTGTGATTCCTGGGAACAACTTCAGTTATGACAAATGCAGGCGCAGATTTGATCTT GGAGATGCGGATTATCTTAGATACCATGGACTGCAAGAGTTTGATCGGGCAATGCAAAATCTTGAAGAGAAATACGGT TTTATGACTTCGGAGCATCTTTTCATATCAAGAAAAGACGAAGGAGATAGAGTAATCGTGTTCGAAAGAGGTGATCTGGTCTTCGTCTTCAACTTCCACTGGACCAGCAGCTACTTTGATTACCGCATTGGTTGCTCCAAGCCAGGCAAATACAAG ATCGTATTGGACTCGGACGATCCTCTGTTTGGTGGATTCGGCAGGCTCGACCGCACGGCAGAGTATTTCACATTT GAGGGCTCATATGACGGACGACCCTCCTCGTTCATGGTCTACACACCATGTAGAACTGCCGTGGTTTACGCTTTAGCAGACCGTGATGATGGTCTCGAGACTTTGGGTCCAAAACCGTAA
- the LOC106318630 gene encoding 1,4-alpha-glucan-branching enzyme 2-2, chloroplastic/amyloplastic isoform X2, which translates to MEEDGTVITEDQASVSVNSSRVVKEKEVKPRTVPPPGNGQIIYEIDPMLQSYKDHLDYRYKQYRRLREEIDKYEGGLEAFSRGYEKLGFLRSDAGITYREWAPGAKSASLIGDFNNWNPNADIMTRNEFGVWEIFLPNNTDGSPAIPHGSRVKIRMDTPSGIKDSIPAWIKFSVQAPGEIPFNGIYYDPPEEEKYVFKHPQPKRPKSLRIYESHVGMSSTEPMINTYANFRDDVLPRIKKLGYNAVQIMAIQEHSYYASFGYHVTNFFAPSSRCGTPEDLKSLIDRAHELGLIVLMDIVHSHASKNTLDGLNMFDGTDAHYFHSGPRGYHWMWDSRLFNYGSWEVLRYLLSNARWWLEEYKFDGFRFDGVTSMMYTHHGLSVGFTGNYTEYFGLETDVDAVNYLMLVNDMIHGLYPEAVTVGEDVSGMPTFCIPVQDGGVGFDYRLHMAIADKWIEILKKRDEDWKMGDIIYTLTNRRWSEKCIAYAESHDQALVGDKTIAFWLMDKDMYDFMAVDRPSTPLVDRGIALHKMIRLITMGLGGEGYLNFMGNEFGHPEWIDFPRGEQRLSDGSVIPGNNFSYDKCRRRFDLGDADYLRYHGLQEFDRAMQNLEEKYGFMTSEHLFISRKDEGDRVIVFERGDLVFVFNFHWTSSYFDYRIGCSKPGKYKIVLDSDDPLFGGFGRLDRTAEYFTFEGSYDGRPSSFMVYTPCRTAVVYALADRDDGLETLGPKP; encoded by the exons ATGGAAGAGGACGGCACAGTAATAACAGAAGACCAAGCGTCTGTTTCCGTTAATTCGAGTAGGGTCGTCAAGGAGAAAGAGGTGAAGCCAAGAACTGTTCCACCACCTGGTAATGGGCAGATAATATATGAGATAGACCCCATGTTGCAGAGTTACAAAGACCATCTTGATTACCG TTATAAACAGTATAGAAGATTGCGAGAGGAAATAGACAAGTATGAGGGTGGTCTGGAGGCATTCTCTCGTGGCTATGAAAAGTTAGGATTCTTGCGCAG TGATGCCGGTATAACTTATAGAGAGTGGGCGCCTGGAGCTAAG TCTGCATCACTAATTGGAGATTTCAACAACTGGAATCCTAATGCAGATATCATGACTCGT AATGAATTTGGTGTTTGGGAGATCTTCTTGCCCAACAACACGGATGGTTCGCCAGCAATCCCCCATGGCTCACGTGTAAAG ATTCGTATGGATACACCATCTGGCATTAAAGACTCAATTCCTGCTTGGATCAAGTTCTCGGTGCAAGCTCCAGGTGAAATCCCGTTCAATGGCATATACTATGATCCTCCAGAAGAG GAGAAGTATGTATTCAAACATCCCCAACCAAAGAGACCTAAGTCGCTGAGGATTTATGAGTCACATGTTGGCATGAGTAGCACG GAACCGATGATCAATACTTATGCTAATTTTAGAGATGATGTGCTTCCACGTATCAAAAAGCTTGGCTACAATGCTGTTCAAATCATGGCTATACAAGAACATTCATATTATGCCAGCTTTGG ATACCATGTCACAAACTTCTTTGCCCCTAGCAGCCGTTGTGGGACCCCAGAGGACCTAAAATCACTGATAGATAGAGCTCATGAGTTAGGCCTGATCGTTCTGATGGATATCGTTCACAG CCATGCTTCAAAAAATACATTGGATGGACTGAACATGTTTGATGGAACTGATGCTCACTACTTCCACTCTGGACCTCGGGGTTACCATTGGATGTGGGACTCGCGTCTTTTCAATTATGGGAGCTGGGAA GTGCTACGGTATCTTCTTTCAAATGCTCGGTGGTGGCTAGAAGAATACAAGTTTGATGGATTCAGATTTGATGGTGTTACCTCAATGATGTATACGCATCATGGACTCTCG GTTGGATTTACTGGAAATTACACCGAGTACTTTGGCTTGGAAACTGATGTGGACGCTGTGAATTATCTGATGCTGGTAAATGATATGATTCATGGGCTCTACCCTGAAGCGGTTACCGTTGGGGAAGAT GTTAGTGGTATGCCAACATTCTGCATTCCTGTCCAAGATGGTGGCGTTGGATTTGACTACCGTTTACACATGGCCATAGCTGATAAGTGGATAGAAATTCTCAA GAAGCGAGATGAGGACTGGAAAATGGGCGACATCATTTACACGCTTACCAACAGAAGGTGGTCAGAGAAGTGTATTGCATATGCTGAGAGTCACGATCAAGCTCTTGTTGGTGATAAAACAATTGCCTTCTGGTTAATGGACAAG GATATGTATGACTTCATGGCGGTAGACAGACCATCAACTCCTCTTGTTGATAGAGGAATAGCTTTGCATAAAATGATCAGGCTTATAACCATGGGATTAGGCGGTGAAGGCTATTTAAATTTTATGGGGAACGAGTTCGGACATCCAG AATGGATCGATTTTCCCAGAGGCGAGCAGCGTCTTTCTGATGGGAGTGTGATTCCTGGGAACAACTTCAGTTATGACAAATGCAGGCGCAGATTTGATCTT GGAGATGCGGATTATCTTAGATACCATGGACTGCAAGAGTTTGATCGGGCAATGCAAAATCTTGAAGAGAAATACGGT TTTATGACTTCGGAGCATCTTTTCATATCAAGAAAAGACGAAGGAGATAGAGTAATCGTGTTCGAAAGAGGTGATCTGGTCTTCGTCTTCAACTTCCACTGGACCAGCAGCTACTTTGATTACCGCATTGGTTGCTCCAAGCCAGGCAAATACAAG ATCGTATTGGACTCGGACGATCCTCTGTTTGGTGGATTCGGCAGGCTCGACCGCACGGCAGAGTATTTCACATTT GAGGGCTCATATGACGGACGACCCTCCTCGTTCATGGTCTACACACCATGTAGAACTGCCGTGGTTTACGCTTTAGCAGACCGTGATGATGGTCTCGAGACTTTGGGTCCAAAACCGTAA
- the LOC106313245 gene encoding serine/threonine-protein kinase D6PKL1, with the protein MGSFAGKCEIVEEKEDHQNSFTYSTRSPTIPHSGSSLVDDKDLERPVLKLGYRGSLEDDINQLFESISIRTSGMIPSYQLGATSSSRNNNSPLQRNARSPSKTVAEIKTVFEPPATLKQSLRDLCVTKASETAASKRTTPKPSGRAGEEGKAVIVELLDEAQSSSAESSIAQQLRLLKINSSSQNSMYCDEMVLKKDKNWSLDDAELSMAKRSFGTSSPGSVNNKTVVGLKSVRKVKLLYANTPTSTIVNGKRVAKLTRTIPRVGGGAKPALRSKDSLKKKKEDTNVYDEVDGFYDPIAKELLCHRCHFTLKNTSNKDEPSKESVLEPKTSVKEGCLDELASDFSSSSYESSHEINETKLDKIRRSLDLTNPESSLGFEFGSKTLVKRVEEDILSGKEAEQKDSVYMPEQNVEIGSFSEKSVVMNPDSPPNKLILNRAAPEDVNENSETENKYNSSSTSEEEQEQGQSNDIMTRSSFGNRPHMSKDVRWEAIQHIRAQHGLGSLGLRHFNLLKKLGCGDIGTVYLAELTGTNCLFAIKVMDNEFLERRNKMSRAQTEKDILKMLDHPFLPTLYAHFVSDNLSCLVMECCPGGDLHVLRQKQPGRWFPEPAARFYVAEVLLALEYLHMLGVIYRDLKPENILVRDDGHIMVTDFDLSLRCTVSPTLLNSSSPLHRDAMMRLSSGSRTGSSCIEPSCFRPKLSRGNKKKAKQHRVMMKKLKKSDLTARFKSLPQLVAEPTDARSNSFVGTHEYLAPEIIKGEGHGAAVDWWTFGIFLYELLYGKTPFKGASNEETIANVVRQSLKFPDNPNVSFQAKDLIKGLLVKEPENRLGTEKGAAEIKRHAFFEGLNWALIRCAIPPELPDFYDYGVPNHEGKSNYLDCKAVGEHLEFELF; encoded by the exons ATGGGTTCATTTGCCGGAAAGTGTGAAATCGTTGAAGAGAAAGAAGACCACCAAAACTCATTTACTTACTCCACAAGATCACCAACCATTCCACACTCAGGATCAAGCCTCGTTGACGACAAGGACCTGGAGCGACCGGTACTAAAACTAGGTTACAGAGGGTCACTAGAAGATGATATCAACCAACTCTTCGAGTCTATAAGCATTCGAACATCCGGAATGATTCCTTCTTACCAACTCGGTGCAACCAGTAGCAGTAGAAACAACAACAGTCCTTTGCAGCGTAATGCTCGATCACCAAGCAAGACAGTAGCTGAGATTAAAACAGTCTTTGAGCCACCAGCGACATTAAAACAGTCTTTGAGAGATTTATGCGTCACCAAGGCATCGGAAACAGCAGCTAGCAAACGGACTACTCCTAAGCCTAGCGGCAGAGCTGGTGAAGAAGGAAAAGCTGTTATTGTCGAGTTACTAGACGAGGCTCAAAGCAGTTCAGCTGAGAGTAGCATAGCGCAGCAGCTACGTCTTCTTAAGATAAATTCTTCGAGCCAAAACTCTATGTATTGCGACGAGATGGTTTTAAAGAAAGACAAGAACTGGTCTCTCGATGACGCGGAGTTGAGTATGGCTAAGAGGAGCTTCGGTACATCGTCTCCCGGATCAGTGAACAATAAGACAGTGGTTGGATTGAAGTCAGTTAGGAAAGTGAAGTTGTTGTATGCTAATACACCGACTTCAACAATAGTTAATGGTAAGAGAGTGGCTAAGTTAACCAGAACCATTCCACGTGTTGGCGGAGGAGCTAAACCGGCGCTAAGGAGTAAAGATTCCTTGAAGAAGAAGAAAGAGGATACAAATGTGTATGATGAAGTAGATGGCTTCTATGATCCCATTGCAAAGGAGCTTCTCTGCCATAGATGCCATTTCACTTTGAAGAACACTTCAAATAAAGATGAGCCTTCTAAAGAGTCTGTTCTTGAGCCGAAGACAAGTGTTAAGGAAGGATGTTTAGATGAATTGGCTTCTGATTTCTCCAGCTCAAGCTATGAGAGCTCTCATGAGATCAATGAGACTAAGCTTGATAAGATAAGAAGGTCTCTGGATTTGACGAATCCGGAGAGCTCACTAGGGTTTGAATTCGGTAGTAAAACCCTAGTGAAACGTGTTGAGGAAGATATTCTATCCGGCAAAGAAGCTGAACAGAAGGATTCTGTCTACATGCCGGAACAGAATGTGGAGATTGGTTCTTTCAGTGAGAAATCTGTTGTAATGAATCCAGATAGTCCTCCAAACAAACTCATCTTAAACAGAGCAGCCCCTGAAGATGTCAACGAGAACTCTGAAACCGAAAACAAATACAACAGCTCAAGCACTAGCGAGGAAGAACAAGAACAAGGACAAAGCAACGATATAATGACAAGATCTAGCTTCGGAAACAGACCACATATGTCTAAAGATGTGAGATGGGAAGCTATTCAGCATATAAGGGCACAGCATGGGCTAGGTTCATTGGGACTAAGGCATTTCAATCTTCTGAAGAAGCTTGGTTGCGGAGATATAGGAACTGTTTATCTGGCTGAGCTCACGGGAACAAACTGCTTGTTCGCTATAAAAGTGATGGATAATGAGTTCTTGGAGAGAAGGAACAAGATGTCTAGGGCACAAACTGAGAAAGATATTCTCAAAATGCTTGATCACCCGTTTCTTCCGACGTTATACGCTCACTTCGTTTCAGATAACTTGTCTTGTCTGGTTATGGAATGTTGTCCGGGAGGTGACTTGCATGTCCTAAGGCAGAAACAGCCCGGGAGGTGGTTTCCCGAACCAGCGGCTAG GTTCTACGTCGCAGAGGTGCTTCTTGCGTTGGAGTATTTGCATATGTTAGGGGTTATATATCGTGACTTGAAGCCAGAAAACATTTTGGTACGTGACGATGGACATATTATGGTGACAGATTTCGATCTCTCCTTAAGATGTACCGTGAGTCCCACGCTACTAAACTCATCATCTCCGCTCCACAGAGATGCCATGATGAGACTCTCTTCAGGTAGCCGCACAGGATCTAGCTGCATCGAGCCATCGTGTTTCCGACCTAAACTCTCCCGCGGGAACAAGAAAAAAGCCAAACAACACCGTGTAATGATGAAAAAACTCAAAAAATCCGACCTAACCGCGCGGTTCAAGTCGTTACCTCAGCTGGTGGCGGAACCGACAGATGCGAGATCAAACTCTTTTGTCGGAACACACGAGTATCTCGCCCCCGAGATCATCAAAGGAGAAGGTCATGGCGCAGCGGTTGACTGGTGGACGTTTGGGATTTTTCTATACGAGTTGCTATACGGGAAAACGCCGTTCAAAGGAGCTAGTAATGAAGAGACTATAGCTAACGTTGTGCGTCAGAGCTTGAAGTTTCCTGATAACCCTAACGTGAGTTTCCAAGCTAAGGATCTTATAAAAGGGTTGTTGGTTAAGGAACCTGAGAACCGGTTAGGGACGGAGAAAGGAGCAGCGGAGATAAAACGGCACGCGTTCTTCGAAGGCTTGAACTGGGCTTTGATACGGTGTGCGATACCGCCCGAGCTTCCGGATTTTTATGACTATGGAGTTCCGAATCATGAAGGGAAAAGTAATTACTTGGATTGCAAGGCAGTTGGGGAACATCTTGAGTTTGAGTTATTCTAG